From a region of the Tiliqua scincoides isolate rTilSci1 chromosome 4, rTilSci1.hap2, whole genome shotgun sequence genome:
- the USP1 gene encoding ubiquitin carboxyl-terminal hydrolase 1 isoform X2, which produces MLPFVGLNNLGNTCYLNSILQVLYFCPGFKSGVKQLFNIISKKKEGLKDETDKGIPKEDSFADDELVCSLHSLIVTIEQLQASFLLNTDKYTDELATQPRRLLNTLRKLNPMYEGYLQHDAQEVLQCILGHIQETCQLLKEELKQRLLEEPTVEREKRSSKNTDSTDDIGEDVPVLDGQAIKNTEDKTKGNGKRKSDMEDGNEKKKSKVTKEKTAAEENQRRTRSKRKALEEKLENHTEAIVRHPIENESTKLSQKKSRLKLNWLKSSTNQPSILSKFCSLGKLTTNIGSKDQIKEIGNSALAEVSLKSECGNQAGKEYCDSSFAVENDGEKGTEKHRRELAVFNLVERLFQGKLVLRTRCLECECFTERREDFQDISVPVQKDDVSEVEENSEISPEPKTEMKTLKWAISQFASVERIVGEDKYFCENCCHYTEAERSLLFDKMPEVITIHLKCFAASGLEFDCYGGLSKINTPLLTPLKLSLDDWSINPANELYGLFAVVMHSGITISSGHYTASVKITDLDSLELDKDNFISDPLCEICPEPLTEQEARAITEDYDDGEVSFRVGGSVQPNKGVNKKNIEAVGLLGGQKSKPNHDLPSNKVIHSDKMASMITEARNSECSHTKEIIEVEHHDQTGTASNELENKAMHIMQSLKKYEGKWLLFDDSEVKVTEEKDFLNSLSPISLSTSTPYLLFYKKIVA; this is translated from the exons ATGCTGCCTTTTGTAGGCTTGAACAATCTTGGCAACACTTGTTATCTTAACAGCATCCTTCAG GTACTCTATTTTTGCCCAGGCTTTAAATCTGGAGTGAAACAACTATTTAATATAATTTCAAAGAAGAAAGAAGGCTTAAAGGATGAAACTGATAAG GGGATCCCTAAAGAAGATTCCTTTGCAGATGATGAGTTAGTCTGCAGTTTACACTCCTTGATTGTTACAATTGAACAGCTTCAAGCCAGCTTTCTTTTAAATACAGATAAATACACAGATGAACTTGCTACTCAGCCAAGAAGACTGCTAAACACACTTAG GAAACTCAACCCTATGTATGAGGGATATTTGCAGCATGATGCCCAAGAAGTATTGCAGTGCATATTGGGACACATCCAAGAAACATGTCAGCTCTTAAAGGAAGAATTGAAGCAGAGATTACTGGAAGAGCCTACAGTTGAACGGGAAAAGAGGTCTAGTAAAAATACAGACAGTACTGATGATATTGGGGAAGATGTCCCTGTGCTAGATGGCCAAGCTATCAAGAACACTGAAGACAAAACTAAAGgaaatgggaaaagaaaaagtGATATGGAAGATGGcaatgaaaagaaaaaatccaAAGTGACCAAAGAGAAGACTGCAGCAGAAGAAAATCAGAGGCGGACTCGATCAAAGAGAAAAGCACTGGAAGAAAAATTAGAAAACCACACAGAAGCTATAGTTAGGCATCCTATTGAAAATGAAAGTACAAAGCTGAGCCAGAAAAAATCACGACTTAAGTTAAACTGGTTAAAGTCTTCAACCAACCAACCTAGCATTCTGTCTAAATTCTGTAGTTTGGGAAAGCTAACAACAAACATAGGGTCCAAAGATCAGATTAAAGAAATTGGAAACTCTGCACTTGCAGAGGTCTCCCTCAAGTCTGAATGTGGTAATCAAGCAGGGAAAGAATATTGTGATTCATCTTTTGCTGTGGAAAACGATGGTGAAAAAGGGACTGAAAAACACAGGAGAG AGTTGGCTGTCTTTAATTTAGTGGAGAGACTCTTCCAGGGTAAGCTGGTGTTGCGAACACGATGTTTAGAGTGTGAGTGTTTCACTGAAAGAAGAGAAGACTTTCAAGACATCAGTGTGCCAGTGCAAAAAGATGATGTCTCAGAGGTGGAAGAGAATTCTGAAA TTTCTCCAGAGCCCAAAACGGAAATGAAGACTCTGAAGTGGGCAATTTCACAGTTTGCTTCAGTTGAAAGAATTGTGGGAGAAGACAAATACTTCTGTGAAAATTGTTGTCATTATACAGAAGCTGAACGCAGTCTTCTGTTTGATAAAATGCCTGAAGTTATAACAATCCACTTGAAGTGCTTTGCTGCTAGTGGCTTAGA gtTTGATTGCTATGGTGGACTCTCCAAGATAAATACGCCTTTACTGACGCCTCTCAAGCTATCCTTGGATGACTGGAGCATAAACCCAGCCAATGAACTCTATGGACTATTTGCTGTTGTGATGCACAGTGGCATTACAATCAGCAGTGGGCATTATACAGCCTCTGTAAAAATTACAGATCTTGATAGTTTAGAATTAGACAAAGATAACTTCATCTCTGATCCATTGTGTGAAATTTGCCCGGAACCACTGACTGAGCAAGAAGCGAGAGCTATCACTGAGGACTATGATGATGGTGAGGTCTCCTTTAGAGTTGGTGGAAGTGTTCAACCTAATAAAGGAGTGAACAAAAAAAATATAGAAGCCGTAGGGCTTCTTGGAGGACAAAAAAGCAAACCTAACCATGATTTGCCCAGTAACAAAGTAATTCATTCTGACAAAATGGCTAGCATGATCACTGAAGCTAGAAATTCAGAGTGTAGCCATACTAAAGAAATCATAGAGGTTGAACACCATGATCAGACTGGTACTGCTTCTAACGAACTAGAAAACAAAGCAATGCACATAATGCAGAGCCTAAAGAAGTATGAGGGGAAGTGGCTACTTTTTGATGATTCTGAAGTGAAGGTTACAGAGGAAAAAGACTTCCTGAATTCCCTGTCCCCTATTTCATTGTCGACATCTACTCCTTACCTGCTGTTTTATAAGAAAATTGTAGCGTGA
- the USP1 gene encoding ubiquitin carboxyl-terminal hydrolase 1 isoform X1, translated as MPGVLPSDSNGLSRGTPSKKSRLSLKLFQKRETKRALDFTDSQENEQKASEYECSEIDQVVPAAQSLSPVCCEKKDNMLPFVGLNNLGNTCYLNSILQVLYFCPGFKSGVKQLFNIISKKKEGLKDETDKGIPKEDSFADDELVCSLHSLIVTIEQLQASFLLNTDKYTDELATQPRRLLNTLRKLNPMYEGYLQHDAQEVLQCILGHIQETCQLLKEELKQRLLEEPTVEREKRSSKNTDSTDDIGEDVPVLDGQAIKNTEDKTKGNGKRKSDMEDGNEKKKSKVTKEKTAAEENQRRTRSKRKALEEKLENHTEAIVRHPIENESTKLSQKKSRLKLNWLKSSTNQPSILSKFCSLGKLTTNIGSKDQIKEIGNSALAEVSLKSECGNQAGKEYCDSSFAVENDGEKGTEKHRRELAVFNLVERLFQGKLVLRTRCLECECFTERREDFQDISVPVQKDDVSEVEENSEISPEPKTEMKTLKWAISQFASVERIVGEDKYFCENCCHYTEAERSLLFDKMPEVITIHLKCFAASGLEFDCYGGLSKINTPLLTPLKLSLDDWSINPANELYGLFAVVMHSGITISSGHYTASVKITDLDSLELDKDNFISDPLCEICPEPLTEQEARAITEDYDDGEVSFRVGGSVQPNKGVNKKNIEAVGLLGGQKSKPNHDLPSNKVIHSDKMASMITEARNSECSHTKEIIEVEHHDQTGTASNELENKAMHIMQSLKKYEGKWLLFDDSEVKVTEEKDFLNSLSPISLSTSTPYLLFYKKIVA; from the exons ATGCCAGGTGTATTACCAAGTGACAGTAATGGACTTTCAAGAGGTACCCCATCAAAAAAAAGCAGGCTGTCATTAAAGCTTTTtcagaaaagagaaacaaaaagagCACTGGATTTCACAGACTCACAAGAAAATGAACAAAAGGCTTCAGAATATGAGTGTTCTGAAAT TGATCAGGTAGTTCCTGCAGCTCAGTCACTTTCACCCGTTTGCTGTGAGAAGAAAGACAACATGCTGCCTTTTGTAGGCTTGAACAATCTTGGCAACACTTGTTATCTTAACAGCATCCTTCAG GTACTCTATTTTTGCCCAGGCTTTAAATCTGGAGTGAAACAACTATTTAATATAATTTCAAAGAAGAAAGAAGGCTTAAAGGATGAAACTGATAAG GGGATCCCTAAAGAAGATTCCTTTGCAGATGATGAGTTAGTCTGCAGTTTACACTCCTTGATTGTTACAATTGAACAGCTTCAAGCCAGCTTTCTTTTAAATACAGATAAATACACAGATGAACTTGCTACTCAGCCAAGAAGACTGCTAAACACACTTAG GAAACTCAACCCTATGTATGAGGGATATTTGCAGCATGATGCCCAAGAAGTATTGCAGTGCATATTGGGACACATCCAAGAAACATGTCAGCTCTTAAAGGAAGAATTGAAGCAGAGATTACTGGAAGAGCCTACAGTTGAACGGGAAAAGAGGTCTAGTAAAAATACAGACAGTACTGATGATATTGGGGAAGATGTCCCTGTGCTAGATGGCCAAGCTATCAAGAACACTGAAGACAAAACTAAAGgaaatgggaaaagaaaaagtGATATGGAAGATGGcaatgaaaagaaaaaatccaAAGTGACCAAAGAGAAGACTGCAGCAGAAGAAAATCAGAGGCGGACTCGATCAAAGAGAAAAGCACTGGAAGAAAAATTAGAAAACCACACAGAAGCTATAGTTAGGCATCCTATTGAAAATGAAAGTACAAAGCTGAGCCAGAAAAAATCACGACTTAAGTTAAACTGGTTAAAGTCTTCAACCAACCAACCTAGCATTCTGTCTAAATTCTGTAGTTTGGGAAAGCTAACAACAAACATAGGGTCCAAAGATCAGATTAAAGAAATTGGAAACTCTGCACTTGCAGAGGTCTCCCTCAAGTCTGAATGTGGTAATCAAGCAGGGAAAGAATATTGTGATTCATCTTTTGCTGTGGAAAACGATGGTGAAAAAGGGACTGAAAAACACAGGAGAG AGTTGGCTGTCTTTAATTTAGTGGAGAGACTCTTCCAGGGTAAGCTGGTGTTGCGAACACGATGTTTAGAGTGTGAGTGTTTCACTGAAAGAAGAGAAGACTTTCAAGACATCAGTGTGCCAGTGCAAAAAGATGATGTCTCAGAGGTGGAAGAGAATTCTGAAA TTTCTCCAGAGCCCAAAACGGAAATGAAGACTCTGAAGTGGGCAATTTCACAGTTTGCTTCAGTTGAAAGAATTGTGGGAGAAGACAAATACTTCTGTGAAAATTGTTGTCATTATACAGAAGCTGAACGCAGTCTTCTGTTTGATAAAATGCCTGAAGTTATAACAATCCACTTGAAGTGCTTTGCTGCTAGTGGCTTAGA gtTTGATTGCTATGGTGGACTCTCCAAGATAAATACGCCTTTACTGACGCCTCTCAAGCTATCCTTGGATGACTGGAGCATAAACCCAGCCAATGAACTCTATGGACTATTTGCTGTTGTGATGCACAGTGGCATTACAATCAGCAGTGGGCATTATACAGCCTCTGTAAAAATTACAGATCTTGATAGTTTAGAATTAGACAAAGATAACTTCATCTCTGATCCATTGTGTGAAATTTGCCCGGAACCACTGACTGAGCAAGAAGCGAGAGCTATCACTGAGGACTATGATGATGGTGAGGTCTCCTTTAGAGTTGGTGGAAGTGTTCAACCTAATAAAGGAGTGAACAAAAAAAATATAGAAGCCGTAGGGCTTCTTGGAGGACAAAAAAGCAAACCTAACCATGATTTGCCCAGTAACAAAGTAATTCATTCTGACAAAATGGCTAGCATGATCACTGAAGCTAGAAATTCAGAGTGTAGCCATACTAAAGAAATCATAGAGGTTGAACACCATGATCAGACTGGTACTGCTTCTAACGAACTAGAAAACAAAGCAATGCACATAATGCAGAGCCTAAAGAAGTATGAGGGGAAGTGGCTACTTTTTGATGATTCTGAAGTGAAGGTTACAGAGGAAAAAGACTTCCTGAATTCCCTGTCCCCTATTTCATTGTCGACATCTACTCCTTACCTGCTGTTTTATAAGAAAATTGTAGCGTGA